One Numida meleagris isolate 19003 breed g44 Domestic line chromosome 6, NumMel1.0, whole genome shotgun sequence genomic region harbors:
- the GPR65 gene encoding psychosine receptor, with the protein MNNTAECHDDHTLDKYLFPFVYSIVMVISIPINCISLYASCIQVRKKNELAVYLFSLSLADLLYSVILPLWIDYAWNGDNWTLSARLCQISAFLMYMNFYTSTAFLACISLDRYLALVHPLKFQHLRTRRISLIVSVIVWLLEGTFNSVILMNKEVFNDPCNSTNHILCYDKYPLEWWQAQVNLFRICSGYLLPLIIILFCYHKIYQAVRYNQATVDEEKKKIRKLILNITVTFVVCFTPYHVVLLIRSIKEPHTSNLQLLQSMYKIYRITQAFTSLNCIADPILYCFVSETARTDILNLLRCCLYLQKPEENQPEEHALCSSAMKTNALVTYRSSCETETL; encoded by the coding sequence ATGAACAACACTGCTGAGTGCCATGATGATCACACCCTGGATAagtatttgtttccatttgtgTACAGCATTGTGATGGTGATCAGTATTCCCATCAATTGCATATCCCTCTATGCATCTTGCATTCAggtgaggaaaaagaatgagttGGCAGTCTACCTATTTAGTCTGTCCCTGGCTGACCTTTTGtactctgtgattctgcctCTGTGGATTGATTATGCCTGGAATGGAGATAACTGGACACTCTCTGCCAGGCTTTGCCAGATTTCTGCCTTCCTTATGTACATGAATTTTTACACCAGCACTGCATTCCTTGCTTGCATCTCTCTCGATAGGTACCTGGCATTAGTTCACCCCCTGAAGTTCCAGCACTTACGCACAAGAAGAATTTCACTGATTGTCAGTGTAATTGTTTGGCTTCTGGAAGGCACCTTTAATTCAGTTATACTGATGAATAAAGAAGTATTTAATGATCCTTGCAATTCTACTAATCATATATTATGTTATGATAAATACCCACTGGAATGGTGGCAAGCACAGGTAAACTTATTCCGGATATGCTCAGGGTACCTGCTCCCTTTGataatcattttgttttgctacCATAAAATCTACCAAGCAGTGAGATATAATCAAGCCACAGtagatgaagagaagaaaaaaatcaggaaacttATACTGAATATCACAGTtacttttgttgtttgcttCACTCCTTATCATGTTGTATTGCTTATTCGCAGCATCAAAGAACCTCACACCTCTAACCTACAGCTTTTACAGTCAATGTATAAGATTTACAGAATCACACAAGCCTTTACAAGTCTGAATTGCATTGCCGATCCCATTCTTTACTGCTTTGTGAGTGAAACTGCACGAACAGACATTCTGAATTTGCTCAGGTGTTGCTTATACCTACAAAAGCCTGAAGAAAACCAACCAGAAGAACATGCTCTGTGCAGTTCTGCTATGAAGACCAATGCACTGGTCACCTACAGATCTTCCTGTGAAACTGAGACTCTGTAA